A region of Cellulophaga sp. RHA19 DNA encodes the following proteins:
- the xylE gene encoding D-xylose transporter XylE, with the protein MKTSTNTLTNTLFLWRLTLVATLGGLLFGYDTAVISGTVSSLEQFFVLPFGLSETASNVRLGFLVSSALIGCVIGGVFGGLISKILGRKKGLILAATLFLISALGSAMPELFIKPIGEADHTFMYIFILYRIIGGIGVGLASMLSPLYIAEIAPANKRGKLVSMNQFAIIFGMLIVYFVNYSISNQGDENWLNTIGWRWMFASEIIPASLFLLLLVFVPDTPRSLVLKSNPDKALDVLIKVNGEREALHILNQIKNTVTSNSAKLFSYGIPVIIIGILLSVFQQFVGINVVLYYAPEIFKSMGSETDTALLQTTIVGAINLLFTILAIQTVDKFGRKPLMIIGAISMAVSMFALGTSFFTASLGVFALLCMLIYVAGFAMSWGPVAWVLLSEIFPNNIRGKALAVAVAVQWVANYLVSLTFPMMDKNSYLIEKFNHGFAYWVYGIMAVLAAFFVWKFIPETKGKTLEEMNDLWRKK; encoded by the coding sequence ATGAAAACCTCAACCAATACCTTAACCAATACCTTATTTCTATGGAGACTAACCTTGGTAGCTACTTTAGGCGGACTCCTATTTGGTTATGATACTGCAGTAATATCTGGAACAGTAAGTTCTCTGGAACAGTTTTTTGTATTACCATTTGGGTTGTCTGAAACAGCATCTAATGTAAGACTTGGCTTTTTAGTGTCTAGTGCGCTAATAGGATGTGTTATTGGTGGTGTTTTTGGAGGTTTAATAAGTAAAATACTTGGCAGAAAAAAAGGGTTAATCTTAGCAGCTACTTTGTTTTTAATATCAGCCTTAGGTTCTGCTATGCCAGAGCTGTTTATAAAACCAATAGGAGAGGCAGACCATACTTTTATGTATATATTTATCTTATACCGTATTATTGGAGGTATAGGTGTTGGTTTAGCGTCTATGTTATCACCTTTATACATTGCAGAAATTGCTCCAGCTAATAAAAGAGGAAAGTTAGTTTCAATGAATCAGTTTGCTATAATTTTTGGTATGCTTATAGTTTATTTTGTAAACTATTCTATTTCAAATCAAGGAGATGAAAATTGGTTAAATACAATTGGTTGGCGTTGGATGTTTGCTTCAGAAATAATACCTGCAAGCTTGTTTTTACTGTTATTGGTTTTTGTACCAGATACACCAAGATCTTTAGTTTTAAAATCTAATCCAGATAAAGCGCTAGACGTTTTAATTAAGGTTAATGGTGAGCGAGAAGCTTTACATATTTTAAATCAAATTAAAAATACGGTTACAAGTAATTCTGCTAAATTATTCTCATATGGTATACCTGTTATAATAATAGGAATTTTGCTATCTGTTTTTCAGCAATTTGTAGGCATAAATGTAGTCTTGTATTATGCTCCTGAAATTTTTAAAAGTATGGGGTCAGAAACAGATACTGCTTTATTACAGACCACTATTGTTGGAGCCATAAACCTACTTTTTACAATATTAGCTATACAAACAGTAGATAAGTTTGGGAGAAAACCATTAATGATTATAGGAGCTATAAGTATGGCAGTGTCTATGTTTGCTCTAGGAACCTCTTTTTTTACAGCGTCATTAGGTGTTTTTGCATTATTGTGTATGTTAATTTATGTTGCAGGTTTTGCTATGAGTTGGGGACCTGTTGCTTGGGTTTTGTTATCAGAAATTTTTCCTAATAATATTAGAGGCAAAGCACTGGCAGTAGCTGTTGCTGTACAATGGGTAGCTAATTATTTGGTGTCTTTGACTTTTCCTATGATGGATAAAAACAGTTATTTAATTGAAAAATTTAATCACGGTTTTGCATATTGGGTTTACGGTATAATGGCAGTTTTAGCAGCATTTTTTGTTTGGAAATTTATACCAGAAACAAAAGGAAAAACATTGGAAGAAATGAATGATTTGTGGCGTAAAAAATAA
- the xylA gene encoding xylose isomerase, whose protein sequence is MALIGNKEYFKGIGDIKFEGKESTNPLAFKYYNPDQMVAGKTMKEHFKFAIAYWHSFCGQGSDPFGPGTQNFPWDSSSDPLQAAKDKADAAFEFITKMGFDYYCFHDFDLINEGSTLVESEKRIHSITDYLKDKMEASKVKLLWGTSNCFSNPRYMNGAATNPDFNVVARAGAQVKLALDTTIALNGENYVFWGGREGYMSLLNTDMGRELDHMAQFLTTARDYARSQGFKGTFFIEPKPMEPMKHQYDFDSATAIGFLRKYGLDKDFKINIEVNHATLAQHTFQHELEVAANEGMLGSIDANRGDYQNGWDTDQFPNNIQETTEAMLVFLKSGGLQGGGVNFDAKIRRNSTDLEDVFLAHIGGADTFARALLTAEKIINSSAYDELRKKRYASFDTGKGKDFENGKLNLQDLHKIALENGELDLKSGKQELFENIINQYI, encoded by the coding sequence ATGGCATTAATTGGCAATAAAGAATATTTTAAGGGTATTGGAGATATCAAGTTCGAAGGGAAGGAGTCTACAAATCCTTTAGCGTTTAAATATTATAATCCAGACCAAATGGTAGCTGGTAAAACAATGAAAGAGCATTTTAAATTTGCTATTGCGTATTGGCATTCTTTCTGTGGTCAGGGTTCAGATCCTTTTGGGCCTGGGACTCAAAATTTTCCTTGGGACTCTTCATCAGACCCATTACAAGCAGCAAAAGATAAAGCAGATGCTGCATTTGAGTTTATTACAAAAATGGGATTTGATTATTATTGTTTTCACGATTTTGATTTGATTAATGAAGGTTCAACTTTGGTAGAATCGGAAAAAAGAATTCATAGTATTACAGATTATCTTAAGGATAAAATGGAAGCTTCAAAAGTGAAGTTACTTTGGGGAACATCAAACTGTTTTTCTAACCCAAGGTATATGAATGGTGCTGCTACTAATCCAGATTTTAATGTGGTTGCAAGAGCAGGAGCACAGGTAAAATTAGCATTAGATACTACTATTGCTCTAAACGGAGAAAATTATGTGTTTTGGGGTGGTAGAGAAGGTTATATGTCTTTGTTAAACACAGATATGGGCAGAGAGTTAGATCATATGGCGCAGTTTTTAACTACAGCTAGGGACTATGCTAGGTCACAAGGGTTTAAAGGTACATTTTTTATAGAGCCAAAACCTATGGAGCCAATGAAACATCAATACGATTTTGATTCGGCTACTGCAATTGGTTTTTTACGTAAGTATGGTTTAGATAAAGATTTTAAAATTAATATAGAGGTAAATCACGCTACTTTGGCACAACATACTTTTCAGCATGAGTTAGAGGTTGCAGCTAACGAAGGTATGCTTGGTAGTATTGATGCAAACCGTGGTGATTACCAAAATGGTTGGGATACAGACCAATTTCCTAATAACATACAAGAAACTACAGAGGCAATGTTAGTATTTTTAAAGTCTGGAGGTTTACAAGGTGGTGGTGTTAATTTTGATGCTAAAATTCGTAGAAATTCTACAGATTTAGAAGATGTTTTTTTAGCACATATTGGTGGTGCAGATACTTTTGCTAGAGCACTGTTAACAGCAGAAAAAATTATAAATTCTTCTGCTTATGATGAGCTTAGAAAAAAACGTTATGCTTCTTTTGATACAGGAAAAGGTAAAGACTTTGAAAACGGAAAATTAAACCTTCAAGATTTACATAAAATAGCATTAGAAAATGGTGAGCTAGATTTAAAAAGTGGCAAGCAAGAATTGTTTGAGAATATCATAAATCAATATATATAA
- a CDS encoding xylulokinase, giving the protein MYYIGYDIGSSSVKAALVDADTGKQIIIVNEPESEMEIIAHQPNWAEQDPNEWWKHVCNATKRAIKESGINASKISAIGISYQMHGLVIVDKELKSLRNSIIWCDSRAVEIGENAFNKIGKKECAARLLNSPANFTASKLKWIRDNEPDVYSKIYKYMLPGDFIAMQLTGEVNTTKNGLSEGILWDFKNDELASFLLNHYGINEGLTPTIVSNFKNQGVVTNNASLASGLPVGIPVNYRAGDQPNNALSLNVFNHGEVAVTGGTSGVVYAVTSNLQSKETSRINHFAHVNYTQNTPVLGKLLNINGAGIQYRWLKQNLGATSYDEMNKMASKISVGSNGLSLIPFGNGAERMFNNKTIGTHFCNLNLNKHTNAHLYRAALEGIAFSFAYGMQILIEDNTAINVIRAGNDNLFRSQIFSETVATLIGYEIEIYNTTGAVGAAKVAGVKNGDFTVFKNNSTTNDHIKTYKPLKDKTPYVLAYEKWKNELEIILKHK; this is encoded by the coding sequence ATGTATTATATAGGGTATGATATTGGTAGTTCTTCTGTTAAAGCAGCATTGGTAGATGCAGATACAGGCAAACAAATAATTATTGTTAATGAGCCAGAAAGTGAAATGGAAATTATTGCTCATCAACCAAATTGGGCAGAACAAGATCCTAATGAATGGTGGAAACACGTTTGCAACGCTACAAAACGAGCAATTAAAGAATCTGGTATTAACGCATCTAAAATATCTGCAATAGGTATTTCTTACCAAATGCACGGTTTAGTAATTGTAGACAAAGAGTTAAAGTCATTACGTAATTCTATTATTTGGTGTGATAGTAGAGCTGTAGAAATAGGGGAAAATGCTTTTAATAAAATTGGCAAAAAAGAATGCGCAGCAAGACTTTTAAATTCACCTGCAAATTTTACGGCATCTAAACTAAAATGGATTAGAGATAATGAACCAGATGTTTATAGTAAAATTTACAAATATATGCTTCCAGGAGATTTTATTGCAATGCAACTTACAGGGGAAGTAAACACTACAAAAAACGGATTGTCTGAAGGGATTTTGTGGGATTTTAAAAATGATGAATTGGCTTCGTTTTTATTAAATCATTATGGGATAAATGAAGGGTTAACACCAACCATTGTATCAAACTTTAAAAATCAGGGTGTTGTAACTAATAATGCATCTTTGGCTTCTGGACTTCCTGTTGGTATTCCTGTAAATTACAGAGCCGGAGATCAACCAAATAATGCACTTTCTTTAAATGTATTTAACCACGGAGAGGTTGCAGTAACCGGAGGTACATCTGGTGTAGTATATGCAGTAACAAGCAATTTGCAGTCTAAAGAAACATCTAGAATTAACCATTTTGCTCACGTAAATTATACTCAGAATACGCCTGTATTAGGTAAACTCTTAAATATAAACGGTGCCGGAATTCAATACCGTTGGTTAAAACAGAATTTAGGAGCTACTAGTTATGATGAGATGAATAAAATGGCCTCTAAAATTTCTGTAGGGTCTAATGGATTAAGTTTGATACCATTTGGTAATGGAGCAGAACGTATGTTTAATAATAAAACTATAGGGACTCATTTTTGTAATCTAAACCTAAATAAACATACAAACGCACATTTATATAGAGCAGCATTAGAAGGTATTGCTTTTTCATTTGCTTATGGTATGCAAATATTAATAGAGGATAATACAGCTATTAATGTTATTAGAGCAGGAAACGATAATTTATTTAGGTCTCAAATTTTTTCTGAAACAGTAGCTACTTTAATTGGTTATGAAATAGAAATATACAATACCACAGGCGCTGTTGGTGCAGCAAAGGTTGCGGGTGTAAAAAATGGTGATTTTACAGTATTTAAAAACAATAGCACAACTAATGATCACATAAAAACATACAAACCATTAAAAGATAAAACTCCTTATGTTTTGGCATACGAGAAATGGAAAAACGAATTAGAAATCATTTTAAAACATAAATAA
- a CDS encoding right-handed parallel beta-helix repeat-containing protein, protein MILNKQKIKAYLFCAFLLLSALSVVAQKNYYVSASGNDANNGTSEASAWKTINKVNNSKNNINAGDIINFNKGDVFYGSLDLKGKKGSSGKSIVLKAYGSGTKPVIRATKRVNNWTRHSGNIWKTNLGKVNNGRIASLFLNNQAQQIGREPNVSAANGGYRTIKSHAGNNKSISEASSLPYASNRFKGGEITIRTTDDNVKVETVTSHGGTTVNFSLSDPSAGFENNLENNFGYFFQNHVNTLDKNGEWAHDTNAGVLYLYSNGNPNNLNVEIPSGEEALALNNTNFIKIQDLRVEGGLSQTLSISGASNLTITNCNFYNGNNYLSLGFTLSNIKVTNTVFEESNNVAIRWEGINGLTFSNNTVKNIGMRTGMGAPGFIGYTGVRFISKSGSSTNIIEKNTIKDIGYHALNFGGGNLKIRYNNISNYCYTKDDGGGIYSVGNKNGNNSIYNNIVHDSPGAIRGIPSGRGFKTAGIYIDNDSQNQLIYENTVYNIVGWGLMANLSSKNTIKDNTVYNCDNGLVLSTYSNSFGAGGSVAKSTNNTITNNILFCKNPNQFSARYTNQITDAGFNTFLGDVNSNYYCMPFNGSKQISIRAGRQNTEYNLGEFKSKYPNYEEKGKSAPVTFAATANPNTFIKFEVNNTGVAKSVSLGSTEYVDAKHKNYTGNITLAPYSAIVLLKGKGDDALPITSQLIDNGMYTLESVTSNQRLLSRALETFNAKMVNPGNFDDQKWIFTHLGDNVYTIKNKANNRFLEVPNAKCENKVQVATYTSAAGKHQQWKVVENGTNVYGLLPNHCQTQGLDRNNGTLNTNAITYTYEKGNGNQKWKIVPTTASLRSSEAVLTVYPNPASELIKVAGVKVGDKLVVRNMNGVVVKEMNATAEEAVIILDNLKSGMYIISIPGTESKQFYKQ, encoded by the coding sequence ATGATATTAAATAAACAAAAAATAAAAGCATATTTGTTCTGTGCTTTTCTATTATTAAGCGCACTATCTGTAGTTGCACAAAAAAACTATTACGTTAGTGCTTCTGGTAACGATGCTAACAACGGAACATCTGAAGCATCTGCATGGAAAACAATAAATAAAGTAAATAACTCAAAAAACAATATTAACGCAGGTGATATTATCAATTTTAATAAAGGAGACGTTTTTTATGGTTCTTTGGATTTAAAAGGAAAAAAAGGATCATCTGGTAAATCTATTGTGTTAAAGGCGTATGGTTCTGGTACAAAACCAGTAATTAGAGCAACAAAAAGGGTTAATAACTGGACACGCCACAGTGGTAATATTTGGAAAACAAACCTAGGTAAGGTAAATAATGGTAGAATTGCGTCTCTGTTTTTAAACAACCAAGCACAGCAAATAGGTAGGGAGCCAAATGTTAGTGCAGCTAATGGTGGTTACAGAACAATAAAATCTCACGCAGGAAATAATAAATCTATTTCAGAAGCATCAAGTTTACCATATGCATCAAACAGGTTTAAAGGCGGTGAAATTACTATTAGAACTACAGACGATAATGTAAAGGTAGAAACAGTTACATCTCACGGAGGTACAACGGTAAATTTTAGTTTATCTGATCCTAGTGCAGGTTTTGAAAACAATTTGGAAAACAATTTTGGATACTTTTTTCAGAATCACGTTAACACATTAGACAAAAACGGAGAATGGGCACACGATACCAATGCTGGTGTTTTGTATTTGTATAGCAATGGTAACCCTAACAATTTAAATGTAGAAATACCATCAGGGGAAGAGGCTTTAGCTTTAAATAATACCAATTTTATTAAAATTCAGGATTTAAGAGTAGAAGGAGGTTTAAGTCAGACTTTATCTATTAGCGGTGCATCTAACTTAACTATTACAAACTGTAATTTTTACAATGGTAATAACTACTTGTCTTTAGGTTTTACCTTAAGCAATATTAAAGTAACAAATACTGTTTTTGAAGAAAGTAATAACGTAGCAATACGTTGGGAAGGTATAAATGGATTAACCTTTAGCAATAATACAGTTAAAAATATTGGTATGCGTACTGGTATGGGGGCACCAGGTTTTATTGGTTATACAGGAGTTAGGTTTATTAGTAAATCTGGATCCTCTACTAACATTATAGAAAAAAACACAATTAAAGATATAGGATATCATGCATTAAATTTTGGTGGAGGTAATTTAAAAATTAGGTATAACAACATTAGTAATTATTGTTATACTAAAGATGATGGTGGTGGTATATATTCTGTTGGTAATAAAAACGGAAATAACAGCATTTATAACAATATTGTACACGATTCTCCTGGTGCAATTAGAGGTATACCAAGTGGTAGAGGCTTTAAAACAGCTGGTATTTATATAGATAACGATTCCCAAAACCAGTTAATTTATGAGAATACAGTATACAATATAGTAGGTTGGGGTTTAATGGCAAACTTGTCTAGTAAAAATACAATTAAAGATAATACAGTTTATAATTGTGATAATGGATTGGTACTATCTACTTATAGCAATAGTTTTGGTGCTGGTGGTAGTGTAGCAAAATCAACAAATAACACTATAACTAATAATATTTTGTTTTGTAAAAATCCAAATCAATTTTCTGCAAGGTATACCAACCAAATTACAGATGCTGGTTTTAATACCTTTTTAGGAGATGTAAATAGTAATTATTACTGTATGCCTTTTAATGGAAGTAAACAAATTAGTATAAGAGCAGGCAGACAAAATACAGAGTATAACTTAGGTGAATTTAAATCTAAATATCCTAATTACGAGGAAAAAGGAAAGAGTGCTCCGGTTACTTTTGCAGCAACAGCAAACCCTAATACTTTTATAAAATTTGAAGTAAATAATACAGGTGTTGCAAAATCTGTGAGTTTAGGGTCTACAGAGTATGTAGATGCTAAGCATAAAAATTACACAGGCAATATAACTTTAGCTCCTTACTCTGCTATAGTATTATTAAAAGGTAAGGGTGATGATGCTTTGCCAATAACTTCTCAGTTAATAGATAACGGTATGTATACTTTGGAGTCTGTAACCTCTAACCAAAGACTTTTATCTAGAGCCTTAGAGACATTTAACGCTAAAATGGTAAATCCAGGTAATTTTGATGATCAAAAATGGATTTTTACACATTTAGGTGATAACGTATACACTATAAAGAACAAAGCAAACAATAGATTTTTAGAAGTGCCTAATGCTAAATGTGAGAATAAAGTACAAGTAGCAACTTATACTAGTGCAGCTGGCAAACACCAACAGTGGAAAGTTGTAGAAAACGGAACTAATGTATACGGCTTATTGCCTAACCACTGCCAAACACAAGGTTTAGACCGTAATAACGGAACACTTAATACCAATGCTATAACTTATACTTATGAAAAAGGAAATGGCAATCAAAAATGGAAAATAGTACCAACAACAGCTAGTTTAAGAAGCAGTGAAGCTGTTTTAACAGTATATCCTAATCCTGCAAGTGAATTAATAAAAGTAGCAGGAGTAAAAGTAGGAGACAAGCTTGTAGTTAGGAATATGAATGGTGTTGTTGTAAAAGAAATGAATGCAACAGCAGAAGAAGCGGTTATTATTTTAGACAATTTAAAATCTGGAATGTATATTATTTCTATACCAGGAACAGAAAGCAAACAGTTTTATAAACAGTAA
- a CDS encoding CBM96 family carbohydrate-binding protein: MKTSLFKQVCNVVSCLVFLLLIGQKVSAQLKVGDPGVTFDASKYDNRYPQMKEWQKAGVRGGIPFLKDVKIVKTLTNGANSDAINSAINDASKQSGLVAVLLKNGTYTIDKRIKMKSNVSLIGESRDNVKCIIKMNSGDAFSFYKVRKSGIYTLTIQGSWGKPKYDWNYSLDANDELKSNNNISVKFNDSEDCWLDKVNILNSARDPVRVPANHITLRDLNVDGAHKKAGGAQGYFFIQGAYNLITGCKVTHLRHISLQGGNVEYNVVYDNDFRQEVSFHSGDKGNNLIENNKITLPFDMPNSKADTPNAVYNNSNEPNYYAIMGPWSSQHQNSEKPNFIFKNNCLEKNHNNARPWSNPSLLYKGPRQVKPSNPATNFPALSASLTPKGGTLYPMILSKNTGGSNACNSTVTVAGANDAYLQQSAKYNTNELRVEGNERVSYLQFKIPANSASIVNAKLQLTVSTDSGSGRIDVLKGKSNSWTEDNLSTTNKPLQGAKLGTLTTTYTKGETYSWTLTDLQPGETLTLVVKQVNGNDVSFWSKEGVKPPKLELKLSCNSAASKSILSLEEKELTSAIKVYPNPTQNYVTVSNIKAGQELIIYDFSGNVIFKKVANSSAETLDTSGLKPGKYIISIQGKKGIQFIKK, from the coding sequence ATGAAAACTTCTCTTTTTAAACAAGTTTGTAATGTTGTTAGCTGCTTAGTTTTTTTATTATTAATAGGTCAAAAAGTAAGTGCTCAATTAAAAGTAGGTGATCCAGGAGTAACGTTTGATGCTAGTAAGTATGATAACCGTTACCCGCAAATGAAAGAATGGCAAAAAGCCGGTGTTAGAGGTGGTATTCCGTTTTTAAAAGATGTAAAAATTGTAAAAACACTTACAAACGGAGCAAATAGTGACGCTATTAATAGTGCTATAAATGATGCATCTAAACAAAGTGGGTTAGTAGCAGTTTTACTTAAAAATGGAACTTATACTATTGATAAGCGAATTAAAATGAAATCTAATGTCTCTTTAATAGGAGAAAGCAGAGATAATGTAAAGTGTATTATAAAAATGAACAGTGGTGATGCTTTTAGTTTTTATAAGGTTCGTAAAAGTGGTATTTACACACTAACTATACAAGGTAGTTGGGGAAAACCTAAATACGACTGGAACTATAGTTTGGATGCTAATGATGAGCTAAAAAGTAACAATAATATCTCTGTTAAGTTTAATGACTCTGAAGATTGTTGGTTAGATAAAGTTAACATTTTAAATTCTGCTAGAGATCCTGTTAGAGTACCAGCAAATCATATAACGTTAAGAGATTTAAACGTTGATGGTGCGCATAAAAAAGCAGGTGGCGCACAAGGATATTTTTTTATTCAAGGTGCATATAACTTAATTACGGGTTGTAAGGTTACACATTTAAGACATATTTCTTTACAAGGAGGTAATGTAGAGTACAATGTGGTTTATGATAATGATTTTAGACAAGAGGTAAGTTTCCATAGCGGAGATAAAGGCAATAATTTAATAGAGAATAATAAAATTACTTTGCCTTTTGATATGCCAAACTCTAAAGCAGATACACCTAATGCGGTTTACAACAATAGTAATGAACCTAACTATTATGCTATTATGGGACCTTGGTCTAGTCAGCATCAAAACTCAGAAAAGCCTAATTTTATTTTTAAAAATAACTGTTTAGAAAAAAACCATAATAATGCTAGGCCTTGGTCTAATCCTAGTTTATTATATAAGGGACCTAGACAAGTAAAGCCATCTAATCCTGCTACTAATTTCCCTGCATTATCTGCAAGTTTAACACCTAAGGGAGGTACATTGTATCCTATGATTTTGAGTAAAAATACAGGAGGCTCTAATGCTTGTAATAGTACAGTAACGGTTGCTGGGGCTAATGATGCATACTTACAGCAATCAGCTAAATATAATACTAATGAGTTAAGAGTAGAGGGCAATGAACGAGTTAGTTACTTGCAGTTTAAAATACCTGCTAATTCTGCATCTATTGTAAATGCTAAGTTGCAATTAACTGTGTCAACAGATAGTGGTAGTGGCCGAATTGATGTTTTAAAAGGTAAATCTAATAGTTGGACAGAAGATAACTTGTCTACTACAAACAAACCTTTACAAGGTGCTAAATTAGGTACATTAACAACTACTTATACAAAGGGTGAAACTTATAGTTGGACACTAACGGACTTGCAACCAGGAGAAACTTTAACCTTAGTTGTAAAACAAGTTAATGGTAACGATGTTTCTTTTTGGTCTAAAGAAGGTGTAAAACCACCAAAATTAGAGCTAAAGTTAAGTTGTAATTCAGCTGCTTCTAAAAGCATACTAAGTTTAGAGGAAAAAGAACTTACATCTGCTATAAAAGTATATCCTAATCCTACGCAAAATTATGTAACAGTTTCTAATATAAAAGCAGGTCAGGAGCTTATTATTTATGATTTTTCAGGAAATGTAATATTTAAAAAAGTAGCTAATAGTTCTGCAGAAACCTTAGATACTTCTGGTTTAAAACCAGGAAAATATATAATTTCAATTCAAGGAAAAAAAGGCATTCAATTTATAAAAAAATAA
- a CDS encoding GntR family transcriptional regulator, translated as MKFKINSNSDIPKYLQLVNAINDALASNTLTSGDALPSVNNVCKDFSLSRDTVFKAYSILKENGVIISVPNKGYYIANDTKKVLLVLDTFKAYKEVLYHSFVNNLPKNVIVDVQFHHYKIENFKTILNNSKGKYFKYVVMSFNDNEVAEVLSNFDNDDLLLIDWNIHAKEYNNYVFQDFGVSFSNALKEAISNLKKYKRLVFVYPTFTFHPFETVTYFKKFCKENNLDFDVVLDVNDFKVLNNEAYISVSDRVLGNFLEQCKDQNLEPGTDVGFLSYNETPMKKFIYKGISVVSTDFKALGSTAASFVTNDEPLQSYIPTKLILRESL; from the coding sequence ATGAAATTTAAAATTAATTCTAACAGTGATATTCCAAAATACTTACAATTGGTTAATGCAATTAATGATGCTTTAGCTAGTAATACTTTAACTAGTGGTGATGCTTTACCTTCTGTAAATAATGTATGTAAAGATTTTAGTTTGTCTAGAGATACCGTATTTAAAGCATATTCTATTTTAAAAGAAAATGGTGTTATAATATCTGTTCCAAATAAAGGATATTATATAGCAAATGATACTAAAAAAGTACTTCTAGTTTTAGATACTTTTAAAGCGTACAAAGAAGTTTTATATCATTCTTTTGTAAATAACTTGCCTAAAAATGTAATTGTAGATGTGCAGTTTCACCATTACAAAATAGAAAACTTTAAAACCATATTAAACAACAGCAAAGGAAAGTATTTTAAGTATGTTGTTATGAGTTTTAATGATAATGAAGTTGCCGAGGTGTTGTCTAATTTTGATAATGACGACCTGCTTTTAATAGATTGGAATATACACGCAAAAGAATATAACAATTATGTATTTCAAGATTTTGGCGTTTCTTTTTCTAATGCTTTAAAAGAGGCTATCTCTAATTTAAAAAAATACAAGCGGCTGGTATTTGTGTATCCTACATTCACATTTCATCCTTTTGAAACGGTTACATATTTTAAGAAATTCTGTAAGGAAAACAATTTAGATTTTGATGTTGTATTAGATGTAAATGACTTTAAGGTTCTAAATAATGAAGCTTACATAAGTGTAAGTGATAGAGTTTTAGGTAATTTTTTAGAACAGTGTAAAGATCAAAATCTGGAGCCAGGTACAGATGTAGGTTTCTTGTCTTATAATGAAACTCCAATGAAAAAATTTATATATAAAGGTATTAGCGTTGTATCTACAGATTTTAAAGCCTTAGGTTCTACAGCTGCTTCTTTCGTTACTAATGATGAGCCTTTGCAAAGCTATATTCCAACAAAATTAATATTAAGAGAATCTTTATAA